From Pseudothermotoga thermarum DSM 5069, a single genomic window includes:
- a CDS encoding GAF domain-containing protein: MRVYEIFIFSGLIFLVDIVFKYYGYLTADINPYVLFAVYVAARYGLMSSLILTFLSTLLTILSVYMHYGKAATQIVLSWATLRVPLLILMISIVAGILTDLRERKIRDLENELVITRNTIKEYKQNLEKYETITNTLQKRIVLEEGVSAFVEKLRQIELYNREDIFNQAIDLISKFIEATTISIYLLSSNNFLRLRVRKGPGFLPNSFPMNRSLVVSKSAELGVFSVADLYFTSENVDFSIEPAISVAIRSQEKVFGFILVEVISPEHLNRSTQTYLQVLADWLASLLEISSDLTNLVVTDDEMKFYSFLLKISERYEKYKIPYSVIHAKLGNSKEFDELKRLLRETDFVLHKEGELRIILTVCGEDGLKRVLERLQKVPSLTIEEAYSRS, from the coding sequence ATGAGAGTTTACGAAATATTTATTTTTTCGGGTTTGATATTTCTTGTGGATATTGTTTTCAAATACTATGGTTATCTAACAGCTGATATCAACCCCTACGTCCTTTTTGCCGTTTACGTTGCGGCAAGGTATGGTCTGATGTCGTCACTCATTCTGACTTTTCTTTCAACCTTACTTACGATCCTATCAGTTTACATGCACTATGGTAAAGCGGCAACACAGATCGTTCTCAGCTGGGCAACCTTGCGAGTGCCACTTTTGATTCTAATGATATCGATCGTTGCAGGAATTCTCACAGATTTGCGCGAGAGGAAAATAAGAGATCTTGAGAATGAGCTGGTAATAACTCGAAATACGATAAAGGAATACAAGCAAAACTTGGAGAAGTATGAAACTATCACAAACACTCTTCAGAAGAGAATAGTTCTTGAAGAAGGTGTATCGGCTTTTGTCGAAAAACTTAGGCAGATAGAGCTGTACAACAGGGAAGACATTTTCAACCAGGCAATTGATTTGATATCCAAATTCATTGAAGCAACAACAATATCCATTTATCTTCTTTCGAGTAATAACTTTCTGAGGTTGAGAGTAAGAAAAGGTCCTGGTTTCCTTCCAAACTCTTTCCCAATGAACAGGTCTTTGGTTGTATCCAAGTCAGCGGAACTTGGAGTTTTCTCAGTCGCTGATCTTTACTTCACCTCTGAAAACGTTGACTTCAGCATTGAACCTGCGATATCTGTTGCAATAAGAAGCCAGGAAAAGGTGTTCGGATTCATCCTTGTTGAAGTCATTTCACCAGAACATCTTAACAGATCCACACAGACGTACCTGCAAGTTTTGGCTGACTGGTTGGCTTCCTTGCTTGAGATATCATCAGATCTTACAAATTTGGTTGTGACTGACGATGAGATGAAGTTCTATTCGTTTTTGCTGAAAATAAGCGAAAGATATGAAAAGTACAAAATACCTTACTCTGTTATCCACGCAAAACTGGGTAATTCCAAGGAATTTGATGAATTGAAACGTTTGTTGAGAGAAACGGATTTTGTCCTACATAAAGAAGGAGAACTTAGGATAATCTTGACTGTATGTGGCGAAGATGGCTTGAAGCGAGTCTTGGAAAGGCTGCAAAAGGTTCCAAGTTTGACAATAGAGGAGGCGTATAGCAGATCGTAA